The DNA region GGACTGAGTCGTAACTCGTAGAGTTATGTCCCAATCCCTTCAGGCCCTAAATCTGCATAAACGGCGAGAAAAAAAGCAACTCCTTCTTATTTTTCGGAGCTAAACGCTTTTTGTCTCAACCGCTTTAACTGGTAATCATTCTATTGTTTAACGATAAAAATCAAAACGTCCTTTAGCAAGCATTTCTTTGATGCCGCCTGTTTCAAATAGTGAACGGTCCATGATCGCCTTTTTGATCACAGAAGCCGGATAGCCTTTGACTTCCATTTTTCCGACTTCACCGAATGCATGGCTATTGCCGATAGAAGCCACAGATCCTAATGATTTGAACGTAAATTCTTTTGTTGGTTCACCTTTTAATTGCGCTTTGATGTTTTTTCCTGCATGCTCTCCCATTTTAAGAGAAATTTGTGCAGTTGTTGGATACGGACGATTTGATTCTTTGTCCATGACAGCAGAACAGTCACCAATAATGTATACATTACTATGCTCAGCATCTGTCAAATCTGGTTGAACCATCACACGACCGCGTTTTGCTGCAAAGCCAGAATCACCGACCACATGACTGCCGCTGACACCAGTTGTCCAAATGATCGTTTTTGCTGCTAACTCTTTTAATTCATTGGTTTCCTGATCATCTAAATAAACTACTGTATCTTGTTTGATTTCTTTGATTGGTTTGCCAACTAGGAAATTGACGCCCCATTTTTTTAGATGATCGATCCCGTATCCGCCTAGTTTTTCACTAAACATCGGTAACAGACGTGTAACTGCCTCGACACAGTATAATTGAATTTTGTCAGGTTCAACTCCAGCCACTGCCGCAAGTTTCTTTTTCCCTTCAACTAGAGAACCTAATAGCTCGATCCCAGTAAAACCGGCACCGCAGACAACGATCTTCAAGCAATTCTCATCTTTTGTTTCTTTATAAACCTTCATTTGCTCTGTTAAATGTTGGTAAACTTTTTCTGAAGTAGGAATATCTACCATTTTTAATGAAAATTCTTCCACACCAGGAATTCCAAAAGACTCAGATTCGTAGCCCAATGCTACGACTAAATAATCATAAGAAAGTGGTGCTTGATCTTTTAGGTGAACCTCTTGATTTTCACTGTCGATCTTTTCTACTGTTCCTTGTACAAAAGTCGTACATGCTGATTTAACTACATCCTTAATTGGATAAGTGATCCGCTCAGAAGTTTGGATCCCAGCTGCAACTTCGTGAATATCTGTTGCCTCAAAGTGGTAATCATTTTGATCCACTAATGTGATCTTGATGTCATCGTTTCCTTTTTGTAATTCATGCAGCGCTCTTAAGCCCGCATAGCCAGCGCCTAAAATAACAACGTGTTTGCTCATGTTAAAACTCTCCTTTTGACCTGTTTGATTTTATTATTTAAACCACAATCCTATGGCAAAAAAAACAACTTGTGAAAAAGCACCGACAGCTAAAATTTTGACTGCGCAGATAAATGTCTTCGTTTTGATTTGTTCCTTTAAAAACAGTTTCGTTTGTTTCCAGGTAAACGGGACCGTGACGATCATCAATAGCATCGTGATTGGTGTCAGACCTAAAAATACACTTAAAATGATCGAACTGAAAGCTACAATGATCAGACCTACAAATAAACGAAGCGAAACCTTTTTCCCTAAATAATGAACCAGGGTAAAGCGGTGATTCATCTCATCTTCTTCCAAATCACAAATATTATTGGCTAGCATCAGATTAGCGATCAAGCATGTATTTGGCAATGCCACTAAGAAGATACTCCCTAGATTCGTCAGTGTCCATTGAAACGAGTCAAAGGTATTGATGTAGACACAAATCAACATGATCATAAAGCCCATCGTAAAACCGGAAAATACTTCACCTAAAGGTAAACTAGACAGTGGCTTAGGTCCCGAAGAATAAAAAATTCCAATCAAGTAACAGTATAAGCCCAGCCACAACAAAGGCCAGCCCACGATCACAGATAAACCAATGCCTATCAATGCAGAAATAACGATCATCCAAATGATCCAACTGCGAATCATCGATAATGATAAGTTTTCCCGTCCGATGATATTGGTTTTTTCCTTATAGTCATGCCCTTCTTTTGCATGATGATAGTCGTTATAATTATCTAAAATATCGACAGCCATATTGAAAATGAACATCGCAATAAAATAGATCAATACATAAAATAAATGCAAATTCTGATAATGATACCAACTAAAACAAATGCCTAAAAGAAAAGGTAACACACTAGCTGTTTTTGCTTTAAGTTCAACAAGTTCAAAAAATACTTCTTTATTCAAATTATACTACTCTCCTCTTTTAATATTTAGTTTTATGCTCATGAAATAATTTACTGTATTTCTTAGCCAACTTCGTATACAATCAATAGTATTGAACAATTGAACGACCGAAAGGATTATTATGCTATGAATGAGTTTTGGAAAGATTTCCCTGTGATCCAACAACAATTGAATGAAACCTGTGACCTGATCAAACACCAAGTGAAAGTACGCAACAAAGATATCGAACAAGCATTGATCGATCTGACTTGTTCTGGCGGTAAATTATTACGCCCCGCTTTCTTTTTCTTGTTTGCCCAAATTGGTGATAAACAAAAACAAGATCATCAACAACTACTCAAGATCGCCGCATCGATCGAAATTTTGCATATGGCCACTCTTGTCCATGACGACATCATTGACGATTCACCACTAAGACGCGGTGCTGCAACGATTCAATCTCGTTATGGTAAAGATATCGCCGTTTATACAGGTGATTTACTATTCACTGAATTTTTTGAATTACTAGCAGATACAATGAATGGTTCTGATTTCTTACATACAAATGCTGTTGCAATGAAACGACTATTGCTTGGCGAATTGGATCAAATGCACACACGCTATAAAAAAAATATCACTGTCTTTGATTATCTACGTAGTGTCAACGGCAAAACTGCTGAGCTATTTTCTCTAAGCTGCTTAGAGGGGGCTCATTTCGGCTATGCCAATAAAGAAATCCAGCGTTTAGCTGCACGTATCGGCCGAAATATCGGCATCGCTTTTCAAGTTTATGATGATATTTTAGACTACTCGGCTGATAGCAAAACATTGAAAAAACCTGTTTTAGAAGATCTAGCCCAAGGCGTCTATACTTTACCTTTGATTTTTGCTATACAAAAAGCACCTGAACACTTCTATCCTTATTTAGAGAAAAAGTCAGACATTTCAATAGAAGAAGCTATCGAATTAGGTCAACTGGTCCACAAATATGATGGCGTGACAGATGCCAAAAATTTTGCAAAAAAAGTGACTGAAAAGGCGCTGTTCGATATTCAAAAATTACCTGATTGTTTAGGTAAAAACCAACTAGAACAGCTAACACAACTGTTGCTTCAACGTTCATTTTAAGCGACTGCAAAAAAAGAAAAGTTCGAGGCAAAGCTCAGAGAGTTTTGCCTCGTCTTTTTGTAAAAAATCAATCGGTGGTCATCCCTCGATCAATGGCATACAGTTGTTGATAATGTTGATTCGTTGCCAATAATTCTTCCGGTGTCCCACTCATTTCCAAACGCCCGTCCTCAATAAATATCACTCGATCCATCATGTGTACCCCTTGTAAGTGATGGGTGATCCAAATGATCGTTTTATCTTTCAGAGTTTCAAAAAAGGTATTCAGCAATTGCTGTTCAGTGATTGGATCTAGACCTGTCGTTGGCTCGTCCAACAAAACAATCGGTGTATCTTGTAATAAAATCCGTGCCAAAGCCAATCGATGACGCTCTCCACCTGAAAAACGCAATCCTGCTTCGTCAACCATCGTTTGTAAGCCTTCCGGCAATTCTTGAATCATTTCTTTCAGTCCCACACTATCCAGAACCTGCCAAACCTCTTCTTCAGAAGCTTCTTCTCGACCAAGGCGAATATTGTTTAAAATAGATGTTCTAAATAGATATGGTGCTTGATGAATCACACTGATCGATTGCGTGATTTGATCGCCAAAATCGGTCATTGGAACATCTCCCAAAGTGATTGTTCCTTTACTTGGACGCAAATCTCCGCGAATCAAGCTAGCCAATGTGCTTTTTCCAGAACCGCTTCGTCCTAAAATAGCTAATTTTTCTTTTGGCTCGATCTTCAACGTTAGATGTTCTAAAACAGTATGTTCTGCTTGATCATATGAAAAGGAGATATCGTCGATGACTATTTCCGTATTTTTAACTTCTAGGTCTGTGACCTTTACTGTTTCACTAATTTCAGGCAGATCATTCAGACGTTTGATCGAATCTTTGTAAATATTGGTCTCTTGTGCAGCATCTGGCAACGGCGCAAAGGCATCGATCAATGGAAAGACCGTCAATACAAACGCTGCGATCCAATTTGCCGCTCCACCATGATTTCCTGGAAAACGCATGCTCGCCCATGCTAAAATAGCGATCGTGATGCCCCCAAAGATTACTTGAAGAACAAAATCACGGAACCGATTAAATCGTTTGATCTGTTCATCTAATTCACGCAGCTTCGCTTCATCTTTTTCATATGAATGAACGAATTCATGTCCTCTTTGACTGAATACCCAATCTGAGACACCCAAGATATTATCCGTCAATTTCTTATACAATTCATTTTTAGATACTTTTTGCTTTTCCTGTTTCGCGCCATTTACCAGCACAGAAACCAAGGGCAGTAAGAACACAACTACGCCAAGCATCAACAACATGCATAGCCCGAACCACCAGGAAAAAAGACCTAAACCGATAATAATAAAAATGTATAACAACCAGGCGATCACTGTGGGAAAAATCGTCCGCAAGTATAAATTTTGCAAATGATTGATATCTTCTGAAAGCAAGCCAAGAATATCTCCCGTTTGATATTTTGATTTAAAGAAAATCGCATCTTTCTCTAAAACCAAATACAGCTTCAAACGTAAATCAGACGTCATCTTTAAGACCCAGTTATGACTGACCAGACGTTCAATGTATCGAAATACTGGACGACTGATCCCAAAAGCCCGCGTCAAAACGATCGGAATATAGATCATCAAAATATTTTCAGGAAGCGAAGCCGCCCGACTGATCAAATAACCTGAATTGAACATCAAGGCACCCGCACTGAAAAATGTTAAAAAGCCTAGGAACAAAGCAAGATACAACAGTCCTTTGTACTTTTTCAAAAACGGTTTGACCCATTGATCTTTCCTATATAATTCTTTATTCGTTGGGGTATTTTCCATTATTCTGTCCCCCTCATTTGATTCATTAATCGTACATAATAGCCATTTTTTTCTGTTAATTCAGTCAATGTTCCTGCTTCTACAAGCTGCCCTTTATCCATGACCAAAATATAATCCATTTCAGCCATCCAATGTAGACGGTGAGTAGCAAAGAATACCAAATGATCTTCCATCAACGGTAACATTCTTTCTTTTAATTCAACTTCTGTTTCAATATCTAAATGAGCTGTCGGCTCGTCAAACAGCAAAACACGGCGTTCCTGATCTAAAAAGGCTCTCGCTAAGGCGATTCTTTGTGCTTGACCGCCACTTAAAACTCTGCCGCTTTCACCGATCATTGTATGAATACCCTGAGCCAAGCTCGA from Enterococcus sp. 9D6_DIV0238 includes:
- the cydC gene encoding thiol reductant ABC exporter subunit CydC; protein product: MENTPTNKELYRKDQWVKPFLKKYKGLLYLALFLGFLTFFSAGALMFNSGYLISRAASLPENILMIYIPIVLTRAFGISRPVFRYIERLVSHNWVLKMTSDLRLKLYLVLEKDAIFFKSKYQTGDILGLLSEDINHLQNLYLRTIFPTVIAWLLYIFIIIGLGLFSWWFGLCMLLMLGVVVFLLPLVSVLVNGAKQEKQKVSKNELYKKLTDNILGVSDWVFSQRGHEFVHSYEKDEAKLRELDEQIKRFNRFRDFVLQVIFGGITIAILAWASMRFPGNHGGAANWIAAFVLTVFPLIDAFAPLPDAAQETNIYKDSIKRLNDLPEISETVKVTDLEVKNTEIVIDDISFSYDQAEHTVLEHLTLKIEPKEKLAILGRSGSGKSTLASLIRGDLRPSKGTITLGDVPMTDFGDQITQSISVIHQAPYLFRTSILNNIRLGREEASEEEVWQVLDSVGLKEMIQELPEGLQTMVDEAGLRFSGGERHRLALARILLQDTPIVLLDEPTTGLDPITEQQLLNTFFETLKDKTIIWITHHLQGVHMMDRVIFIEDGRLEMSGTPEELLATNQHYQQLYAIDRGMTTD
- a CDS encoding prenyltransferase, whose translation is MNKEVFFELVELKAKTASVLPFLLGICFSWYHYQNLHLFYVLIYFIAMFIFNMAVDILDNYNDYHHAKEGHDYKEKTNIIGRENLSLSMIRSWIIWMIVISALIGIGLSVIVGWPLLWLGLYCYLIGIFYSSGPKPLSSLPLGEVFSGFTMGFMIMLICVYINTFDSFQWTLTNLGSIFLVALPNTCLIANLMLANNICDLEEDEMNHRFTLVHYLGKKVSLRLFVGLIIVAFSSIILSVFLGLTPITMLLMIVTVPFTWKQTKLFLKEQIKTKTFICAVKILAVGAFSQVVFFAIGLWFK
- a CDS encoding NAD(P)/FAD-dependent oxidoreductase, which codes for MSKHVVILGAGYAGLRALHELQKGNDDIKITLVDQNDYHFEATDIHEVAAGIQTSERITYPIKDVVKSACTTFVQGTVEKIDSENQEVHLKDQAPLSYDYLVVALGYESESFGIPGVEEFSLKMVDIPTSEKVYQHLTEQMKVYKETKDENCLKIVVCGAGFTGIELLGSLVEGKKKLAAVAGVEPDKIQLYCVEAVTRLLPMFSEKLGGYGIDHLKKWGVNFLVGKPIKEIKQDTVVYLDDQETNELKELAAKTIIWTTGVSGSHVVGDSGFAAKRGRVMVQPDLTDAEHSNVYIIGDCSAVMDKESNRPYPTTAQISLKMGEHAGKNIKAQLKGEPTKEFTFKSLGSVASIGNSHAFGEVGKMEVKGYPASVIKKAIMDRSLFETGGIKEMLAKGRFDFYR
- a CDS encoding polyprenyl synthetase family protein, translating into MNEFWKDFPVIQQQLNETCDLIKHQVKVRNKDIEQALIDLTCSGGKLLRPAFFFLFAQIGDKQKQDHQQLLKIAASIEILHMATLVHDDIIDDSPLRRGAATIQSRYGKDIAVYTGDLLFTEFFELLADTMNGSDFLHTNAVAMKRLLLGELDQMHTRYKKNITVFDYLRSVNGKTAELFSLSCLEGAHFGYANKEIQRLAARIGRNIGIAFQVYDDILDYSADSKTLKKPVLEDLAQGVYTLPLIFAIQKAPEHFYPYLEKKSDISIEEAIELGQLVHKYDGVTDAKNFAKKVTEKALFDIQKLPDCLGKNQLEQLTQLLLQRSF